A window of Bos mutus isolate GX-2022 chromosome 3, NWIPB_WYAK_1.1, whole genome shotgun sequence genomic DNA:
CTAAtctcaacatttgaaaaaggaGTCATAGTATCTGGCTACCAGAAAGTCAACAGTGACCTTGATGATTTGGGTGAAGTGGTGGAGATAAAAGCTTGACTGACTAGGTTAAAAGAAGAATTAGAGACAAAGTGCACAAAGAACACTTTTGAGGAGTTttatggaagtgaaagaggagagtgaaaaagttggcttaaagctcaacattcagaaaactaagatcatggcaactggtcccatcacttcatgggaaatagatggggaaacagtggaaacagtggctgactttattttggggggctccaaaatcactgaagatggtgattgcagccatgaaattaaaagatgcttactccttggaaggaaatttattttattttattttttaactttacaatattgtattggttttgccatatatcaacatgaatccaccacaggtttggaaggaaatttatgaccaatctagatagcatattcaaaagcagagacattactttgccaacaaaggtccatctagtcaaggctgtggtttttccagtggtcacgtatggatgtgagagttggactgtgaagaaagctgagtgccgaagaattgatgcttttgaactgtggtgttggagaagactcttgagagtcccttggactgcaaggatatccaaccagtccattctaaagatcagtcctgggtgttctttggaaggaatgatgctaaagctgaaactccagtactttggccacctcatgcgaagagttgactcattggaaaagactctgatgctgggagggattgagggcaggaggagaagggatgagatgagaggatgagatggctggatggcatcaccaactcgatggacgtgagtctgagtgaactccgggagttggtgatgaacagggaggcctggcgtgctgcagttcatggggtcgcaaagagtcggacatgactgagcgactgaactgaactgaactgatggcgaAGAAAAGAGGTCAGATGAAAGCTATCTCTGACTCCTGTTTTCCTTATATACACATACCTATTTACTAATGAATCCTGTTAGTCCGAGCCAGCATTAACACTTGCCTTGATTAGTGTGGTGACCTCCTACTTggccactctgtgtgtgtgtgtgtgtgtgtgtatgcttaattgctcagttgtgtccgacttttgcaaccccatgactgtagcccaccaggctcctctgtccaggcaagaatactggagtgggttgccatgctctcctccaggggaatcttcccaacctagggatcgaactcaggtctgccacattgaaggctggttctttaccatctgatctgccagggaagcccacttggcCACTCTGATCTGCCCTTAACCCCACAATCTATTCTCAAAAAAAACAGccaaaattataaattatgcttttttttaaattttatttttaaactttacaatattgtattagttttgccaaatatcgaaatgaatctgccacaggtatacctgtgttccccatcctgaaccctcctccctcctccctccccataccctccctctgggtcgtcccagtgcaccagccccaaacatccagtatcgtgcattgaacctggactggcgactcgtttcatacgtgatattatacatgtttcaatgccattctctcaaatctccctaccctctctctctcccacagagtccataagactgatctatacatcagtgtctcttttgctgtctcgtacacagggttattgttaccatctttctaaattccatatatatgtgttagtataccgtattggtgtttttctttccggcttacttcactctgtataataggttccagtttcatccatctcattagaactgattcgaatagccaaagctatcttgagaaagaagaatggaactggaggaatcaacctacctgacttcaggctctattacaaagccacagtcatcaagacagtatggtactggcacaaagacagaaatattgatcaatggaacaaaatagaaagcccagagataaatccacgcacataaattatgcttttaaaacATGGGTTAGGTAATGGCACACCTCTGCCCCAAATCTTCTAATACATACCCATTTCACTCATTATAAAAGCcaaaattcaataaaatcttCATAAACTGGATCCAAGTTATCTCTGTGCTCCTACAACTACCCAGACATCCCACTCACTCCATCCAGGCATGCTGGCCTCTTTGCTGTGCCTGAAGAGCAAGCATGCTTCTGTCTGAGTTGTACTCATGGCTCCCTCTGCCTAAAATGTTGTTGCTGCAGATATTCATGAAGTTCATGTCTTCATTTCCtgtaaagaaaattttatcaCACAGGCCTTCCCTCACCACCCTGTATAATCTAGCAGCCCTCTTGCCCCAGCAGTCTCAGTTAGCCAACCTTCCTTCACTTCTTCTCTATATATATTAGTCATGTTTAAAGTGTATTAAACATTTAGTTATTGTGTAGTTATTGTCTGCTTTTCTCACTAGATTCTAAGCTCCACAAGAGTAGgactattttctttttgcttgtagCTATATCCTCATCTTTGAGCCtgatgcctagcacatagtaggtgcctaATAAATATCCATTTAATGATGTAATAGTGATtagatgtttcattttcttttctttgccatgCCTCctgtcttgtgggatcttagctcccctaccagggattgaacctgtgccctgtgtggtggaagcacagaatcctaaccacttgactgccagggaattcccacaaaaaattgaatttattctttttctatcttGAGTCAAAAGTTTCATTTCATTGTTTATACTTATCTGCTGATTTAAACAGTGGCATTGCAATATATTGAGTTTATTATATAGATCAGTAAAATTTGGCAACTAATTTGTTATTTTAACTTATGCAATTATGATATATTTATCAACCATAATTATGTTTATGAACAAAATGATCATTCTTATCATATTCAAAATATCTGTGCTAGGACATTGCCTCTATATGGGCAATCATCTGtgttataaaaaagtaaatactgTTTCTTCTTATTTCACACAAATGACACTGGAAATCTGGCAAGTTAAAGTCAATTTTTATGAATGGTTTTGTCAGGTCTTGTTTTGTGATGTGTCAGCTTCCTATAAAatccatttgtctgctgctgCAACACGCAACAATTTCTTTAACACATTTGAGCAGTAATGTCTATACAAAGCACAACTTCCAGCCATGGTTTTTCTTGCCATTGCTTTTGTAGTCTCAGTAAAACACTActtttacctatttatttaatAGTATATAAAAAATCTGATCTCAATATAAACAGTTACTTTTTTTCTGTTGAGTACCTATCAATCATGTTTGTATTTACTCATTTGAACATATTGTAGCAAAATGGAAAGATTTTCACCAGCTGTCCTTCTGTTGAGTTTGAGGTGGAAGATACTTTAAAGAATGAAGCTAGTGACCAAAAAGGAtctactttaataaataaattttaaaaggaataaatctAGAATATGACAAAAAGAATATTACTCTTTAAGTCAACTGATATAGCTAAGACCTTAAAAATGCACATTGAGGTGTTACCCAGTTTCTAATCTGACATCTACTAGTGAGGTTAGCAGTTCTGATGATCTCCAAAGCATTATCATTTGTTGCCTCTTATTTAACACTTTTGGTGAGCATGCTGAATATTATCACAGCATTTTAAGCATACACAAACACAGTCTTTCTCTTGCACTCATGTCAAAAATCTCTGAAATACCTCTCTGGACTCCTACTGTTCTTTCTGTTAGAGGTTGAAGACCACTGAACTAAAAGTCCTTTTCCTTGGACAGAGTATTGGGAAGTAACAAAAGATGGTCAGGTCTACCTTCATTCTAACCCCAGAGCTCTCAGTGCCCTGGATGCCCCTGGCCAACCATGAGTTTCAACCCAAGAGGATGGCCTGGCCCAGCAGCCTGCACACATCTCTTCTGCAATAACACACCTAATACCTAATGAACAGCGTTCACGTGTGAGACCCACTCCACTGTGTGAACCCAGATGTTTTAGTAGCTGTGTGGCTTGCTTCAACTAAGCTGGGACTATGTACAGTTTCTAGAGGACTGACCATAACTCCATCTTTTGTCTCTCACCAGCCCAACAGGTAACCAAGTGTCATGAAACTGTGGTGAAGACCCAGAGTACTggaatagattgggagtttgggactgacatgtatgtactacaatatttatttatttttttaatttaaatttatttattttaattagaggctaattactttacaatattgtattggttttgccatacatcaacatgaatccgtcatgtgtgtatacgtgttcccaatcctgaaccccactcccacctccctccccataccatccctctgggtcatcccagtgcaccagccccaagcttcctgtatcctgcatcgaacctggactggcaattcgtttcttatatgatattatacatgtttcaataccattctcccaaatcatcctccccctgccaacagagtccaaaagactgttctatatatctgtgtctcttttgctgtctcacatacagggttattgttaccatctttctaaattccatatatatgcgttagtatactgtattggtgtttttctttctggcttacttcactctgtataataggctccagtttcatccacctcattagaactgattcaaatgtattctttttaatggctgagtaatactccattgtgtataggtaccacagctttcttatccattcatctgctgatggacatctaggttgcttccatgtcctggctattataaacagtgcttcgatgaacactggggtacacgtgtctctttcaattctggttccctcagtgtgtatgcccaatagtgggattactgggtcgtatggcagttctatttccagttttttaaggaatctccacactgttctccatagtggctatactagtttgcattcccaccaacagtgtaagagggttcccttttctccacaccctctccagcatttattgcttgtagacttttggatcgcagccattctgactggcatgagatggtacctcatagtggttttgatttgcatttctctgataatgagtgatgttgagcatcttttcatgtgtttgttagccatctgtatgtcttctttggagaaatgtctatttagttctttggcccagtttttgattggttcatttatttttctggaattgagctgcaggagttgcttgtatatttttgagattagttgtttgtcagttgcttcatttgctattattttctcccattctgaaggctgtcttttcaccttgcttatagtttcttttgttgtgcagaagcttttaattttaattagatcccatttgtttatttttgcttttatttccaatattctgggaggtgggtcatagaggatcctgctgtgatgtatgtcagaaagtgttttgcctatgttctcctctaagagttttatagtttctggtcttatgtttagatctttaatccattttgagtttatttttgtgtatggagttagaaagtgttctagtttcattcttttacaagtggttgaccagttttcccagcaccacttgttaaagagatagtctttaacccattgtatattcttgcctcctttgtcaatttaaaacacttaaaatagaTATGCTAggcacttccttggtggtccagtggctgagagtccacctgctgatgcaggggacacaggtccaatccctggtccaggaagattccacatgccgcaggacaaataagcccatgagccacaactgctaagctggtgctctggagcctgtgagtTGCAGCTACCGAACCTGCACATCTAGAGGCTCCACAACATGAGCAGCTactgcagcgagaagcctgtgcacagcagctAGAGAGTCACcaccacttgctgcaactagagaaggcccacgtgctgcaacgaaggcccagcacagccaaaagtaaataaaataaaggaatttaagaatgaaaatacttaaaaaactaGAAGCCCAGCAAGggcccactgtatagcacagtgaactctgcttaatattctctaataacctaaatgggaaaagaatttgaaaaagaatagatacatatataagtgaatcactttgctgcacacttaaaactaacacaacattgttaatcaattcTGCtctactataaaataaaaatttaagaaaaaagaaccacAGTGCTGGAGGAAGGGCAGAAGTATCACTGTTGCCTATGGCCCACTGTTAGTCTGGAAAAAGTACTTTGAGAACTTGCTCCCCAACCCATGCCACTTGTCCCATTaaataaaagagggaaagaaatgacATGGGATGAAAAGCAACAGCAGGACCCGAATGTCTCTCAGGGGTATTGTGCTCACTGGACCTCGACATATATTCCCACCAGATTCTGGCACCTGAGTGGAGAGAAGGTGTGAGGGGCTAGGTCAGGCAGATTTGCTCAGAGAATCATTTTCATGGCTTTCTGAACTGAGATCTGGAAACTACAAGTACctttgtgtcatttctttcttaAGCACATGATTACCCCAGATAAGAAGGTTCTGGAGGCTAAATTCTGGGGCTGGGAAGTAGTGTGTCCTTTTTGAGTAGGAAGAAACTTCAGTGATGgtggcaaagggggccacagaaGTGGAACTGGGTCATGATACTTTGGGGACCCCCTCCTATTTCTCTCTGGATCttttgttcacagcctcccaaacCACTCAGACCCAGGGTCTACCTAAGAGAAATGTCCCACCTGGTGTCTCTTCGAGGAAGTCTGCTTAAGGAATCCAGATTCCTGGGAACGTCTCAGAGCCGAGGCTGGGGGCATCAACAAATACCAAGAAGTTCTGGGTGCCAAGAcagataaactttatttttgcaCACTGAGAAGGCTTTAAGAAGCAGACTTTATTCCAGTAtttggatcttcttgacctaagACCAGAGCTAAGGCCAGGAGGTATGAGATTTTCGGGAAAAAGAGGAATCCATCCCAGCAGCTTAAttcaggaggagagggaagaataaGACCAAGAAGTGACATTGACTCCAGACTGGTCCTTGGCTGTGGCTCTTTGGATCCTCAACAGTTGCAGGTCAACAACAGTTCCTCAACAGTTGTAGTCCCCAAAACCATGGCAGCAACTGGAACATCCAGCAAGCTCCACGTCTAAGCAGCTGGAAGGCTGGGGCTGGCGTCGGTAGTTGCTTGGGAACCGATGGGATACCAGAGAGCTGCAGCCTCCAAAGCCAGAAATAGAGCAGCTGGAGACATAGTGGGTGCGGGTGGGAGGCAGGTAGGGAGCAGGGGCCTGAGGGGCCTGAGGGGCCTGAGGGGCCTGAGGAACCTGAGGGAAGCGCTTAGGTGGATATTTGGGAAGGCTCTTGGTGGGGAGCTGGTACTTCTGCTGGTTTTGCTGGCAGAACATCTTGGAGAATGTTCAGTTGCTCTGTAAAGCAATGCAGATATTCCAAAAGGTCAGTGAATATAAACCTCATTTGTATCAGTATTTTCCCCGGAGTCTGATGTTCTATAATTGATTCTGTGGCTCCAGGGCCCATATCTTTATAGCAGAGTAGCCTTACTTTCCTGGCATAGGGGAAATCAGCAGTGGGTAAGTTAGACTTTGGTAACACCTTctccaggtggctaagtggttaagaatctgcttgcaaggcaggagacatgggttcaatccctggggttgggaagatcccctagagaaggaaatggcaacccactctagtatttttgccgagaatattccatggacagtggagctggtgggctgcagtccacggggttgcaaatagttggactcaactaagcacacacacacacacacacacacaccttctctGACCTGTTATGGTTCTCCTAAGTCTTCTGAATTCAAAGGCAGCAATGTGGGGCACTAGATAGTTCCCCAAatcttaaacttttaaataacattttctggTTTAAGAACCTTAGAAACCACATGTTTAGCCTGAGCCCATGGTCATACTAACCGGTTTCatcatttgcctttttttctttctttacatcaTGGGCTCTGCCTTAAGCCCTGTGTGGTTATCTCTTGTCTTACAAAGTAACCACCCCCGACCCCCTGGCCCAATCTCTGGTTACCATTTATCCCCCACCCCCTGACCAGAATTGCTTCTTCTGAGCCACCTCAGTGATTTCCATGAGCCTGATTGTCCTTCAATTACAAGGTAGTTCCCATTCTCTCCAACCTGGAGTGGCTTGTCCAGTTGTGTGGCAGTCCTGGCCCTCCCCAAATTGCCATCAGTTCAATGAAGACACTCACCTTGTTCTTCGTACCTCAGGCAAGTGATGGTATATCAAATGCAGTGAGGAGACACCGTGATCTGAAGCCTTTTATATGTGTCCTGCCCCCAGCTCGAGGGAATGAGCCATGGTCATATGAAACATGTTCCCAACCAGGTCCTTATGGTGGCCATTTCCCACATCCCAGGGGCTCTGTCATTCTGTCACACTTGGTCATTACTGGATGCTCATGAACATCTTTCCAGAGCATCCTCCCCACCATAAACCCTGGAAGTATTTCCATAAAGATGAGCAGATTGTGATTTCCAAGGGGTTTATATGGGAACAAAACAACCCGGGGATTGAATGTAGGGTTTATGGAGGAATCCAATGCATGCTTGAGATGAAAATCTGAAGCCACAAATGTTGGGTCACCCAGGACATATGTAGGAGTTTCTGAAAACTCTGTTAACAGATTGGGGACCAGTCATCCAAGCACCCTGGGGCCACAACCCAAGGATGGGTATATTTGATTCAGATCCCAAAGTGTCTAAAACATTGACCAATGATGTAGCCTCATAGAAGAGCCCACCTGGACAAGATTTCAGGCCACTTCTTACCCTCCACACATGGATGACAAAACTGAAAGCCAGAGAGGATGAAGGAGATGCTCTGAGTCTTACAGAGTCTGAACTAGAAACCAGGTCTCCTAACTCTCTAGCTAGTTCTTTCTTTGATCATAGATCCTTGTTTTTAACTTGATTGAAATCTACTAGCTCCCTTCCCACCAGCAACCTTTCCTAGTTTGCTTTTCTTAGTTCATCATTTCAACCACATTTTGACCAACAAATTATGGATGTGaggattggaccataaagaaaaccgagtgctgaagaattgatgtttttgaactgtggtgctgaataagattcttgagagtcccttggactgcaaggatatcaaaccaatcaatcctaaaggaaatcaaccctgaatattcattgaaatgactgacgctgaagctctaatacgttggccccctgatgcaaacagccagcttgctgggaaagatcctgatgctgggaacgattgaaggcaagaggagaagggggcagcagaggatgagttggttggatggcatcatcgactcaatggccaagggtttgagcaaactctgggagatggtgatcgacagggaagcctggtgtgctgcagtccatggggtcacaaagaatcaggcacgacttagcaactgaaaaacagtaaataaactTTCCTGCACCTTTAGTTTGTCAATGCACTTGACTGACAAAACTCCAACCTTGGCTGAATCTTCCCTGTTATGCCTTGCTgctataaaagtgaaagaaagggaaagtgaagtcgctcagtcatgtccgactctttgcgaccccgtggagtgtagcctactgggttccttcatccatgggattctccaggcaagaatactggagtgggttgccatttccttctccaggggatcttcccgaccaagggattgaacccaggtctcccgcattgcaggcagacgctttaacctctgagccaccaggtactgctataaaaataaaaacaaaacagatactCTGGATGGTTGGCATCATGACTAGATTATAATCATCCTCTCagtgtctttgctgctgctgctgctaagtcgcttcagtcatgtccgactctgtgtgaccccatagatggcagccttgctgctgctgctgctgctaagtcgcttcagtcatgtctgactctgtgcgaccccagagatggcagcccaccaggctcccccgtccctgggattctccaggcaagaacactggagtgggttgccatttccttttccaatgcatgaaagtgaaaagtgaaaatgaagtcgctcagtcatgtccgaccctcagcgaccccatggactgcagccttccaggctcctctgtccatgggattttccaggcaagagtactggagtgggatgccattgccttctccgagacagcAGCCTTAGTTGAGCCCAAAACACTGCTTGGCAATCCCGTATACTCTGTACTTACTCTGCACACACATCATGACTTTTCTCCTCTCCTGAACCTTCAGAACATTCACCGTTCCCTCTAGATAGATGCTGCTGCCTCCACTTCTTGGGGCAGACAAGAGCCTCAAGTGTAAAGTGTTCCACTTCCCACCACCAAGTCTTCAAGCCTATCCATGCCTGCGACTATCTTCTGTGACTTCCTGTGTTAGAGAAGGATCAgctccttttcttttccaatgcCTCTCTACTCCTTTGCTCTGGATTCTTCTATCTCCTACAAAAGATTGTAGACATTATCATTGTAGCTTCCTGTACTTCTCATTGCACCatacttgcatttatttttcaatacCTGTCATCCTGGatctgcgacccaatggacatgagtttgaacaagctctgagagatggtgaagggcagggaagcctggagtgctgcatggggttgcaaagagttggagacgactgagcgactgaacaactacagcCTGGATAGAACGAAATCTCAGTATTTGCTAGTTCACTGTTTATCCTCGGCACCTGCAATGCCTAACATCTTGTaaggcctcaaaaaaaaaaaaaaaaaaaaaaagttttgctcAGTGAATTAATGAGCTCTTTGTGGTTGAGGCAAAGGTCTCCCTCCTTTCACTCCTGGAGAGAGAGTACCTTGGGAGGCCAGGTCAGCAGCAGGTAAATAGGTCAGATATGGAGGCTGCTCCCAGGGTGGAGTCATTAGTGCCAATCAGCCGTAAGAATTTGGCAATGAAGTCAGGCCTCTGGTCCTAGCTCTGCTAGTCCTCTGGGTTTCAAAGGAGACTGGACCAGATGGTCTCTGTACATCTTCAAATGTGTATTTTACTCATTAACATCAGACTTTCAAGGGCTTTTCCTGGCTTGCTATTGTCCCTGAACTTATTTTATCTGGGGTTGTGAGTGGTAGTGAACCTGAAGGAGGAGGATATGATGGCTAATGTGCATGTGAGGATGCGAAACACTGGAAGGTAAGACACATGATGAGGAAGCAATTCCTTATAGTCTATTTAGTTCATCCTATTTAGTAGAGAAAATTACTTAAGTCATTTGACTGTGACAAAGCAGagtattgtgtatatatgtgactCTTGCTTAATCATTTCTCTCCTAGCTAAGAGTTTGAGCCACTGAAGCCCAGATCTGTGGGATGGGCAACATTATATCccttcatggcatctggtcccatcacttcatggcaaatagatagggaaacagtggctgactttatttttctgggctccaaaatcactgcagatggtgatttcagccatgaaattaaaagatgcttgctccttggaaggaaagtgatgaccaacctagacagcatattcaaaagcagagacattactctgccaacaaaggtccgtctagtcaaggctatagtttttccagtggtcatgtatggatgtgagagttggactgtgaagaaagctgagcgccaaagaattgatgcttttgaactgtggtgttggagaagactcttgagagtcccttggactgcaaggagatccaaccagtccatcctaaaggagatcagtcctgggtgttcattggaagaactgatgttgaagctgaaactccaatactttggccacctgatgcaaagagctgactcatttgaaaagaccctgatgctgggaaagattgagggcaggaggggaaggggatgacagtggatgagatgattggatggcatcactgactcaatggacatgggtttgggtggactctgggagttggtgacagacagggaggcctggtgtgctgcagttcatggggtcacaaagagttggacactactgagtgactgaactgaactgaactgcatggcCCCCACTAAAAcattacaaataattttcaaaggtTGAAAAACAGTTCTATGGCATTGGTCTAATATCATCAACGAACCATTGATTCAatcatgaaaaattatttatcccagagaaaatCCTTTCTAACCATAACTTGGAAATGACCATTTTAATGACATTGATTCGTTCACTGAGTACCTGTTGGGTGCAGGGTTTTGTGAATTCACAAAAAAGGTTAAGATACTTATTTGCCCTTAAGGAATGATACAGGTGGGTTGATATGAAGGATAGGAAGGGAATTAAGATTTATTCTTAACCTGTCGTCTGTCAAActtgttattttcattattccaATACATTATCTCATTGAGTTTCTTGCTGTTAACCCCATGTTACAACATAAAATAAGACGGAGGCTCAAAACCAGAGTGGGCGTTAATCAGGGGGTGAGAGGGAAACCGAACACAAGCATAGGCAGAGATGTGAAAGGGCTTAATCTTTTCCGGGAGCAGAGTGGCCACACTGTTGGATAAGAGCTGGAAGTAGGACACCAGCTGgatggaaaggaaaggagggcCCAGAGCATCTGGAGAGTTACATACTGGGTTGTGTACTTTAGCCTATAGAGTAATGGTTTCCAAAACTATATCCCTCGAAACCCTATTGCCTGGGATATTCAAACATCACCTCCTTGGAGAGCCATGCCTGCAGACAGTATGAGTTGCTCTGTCTTGGGTCACTTCCAGTCCTTTTGCCCTGCCGCCACCGTTGCTATTGTGTTAAATTCATGTCTTTGCAGGCACAAAAGCTGGAAGAAGATGGTTCTCAGAGTCAG
This region includes:
- the LCE7A gene encoding late cornified envelope protein 7A, with translation MFCQQNQQKYQLPTKSLPKYPPKRFPQVPQAPQAPQAPQAPAPYLPPTRTHYVSSCSISGFGGCSSLVSHRFPSNYRRQPQPSSCLDVELAGCSSCCHGFGDYNC